One Glycine max cultivar Williams 82 chromosome 4, Glycine_max_v4.0, whole genome shotgun sequence DNA segment encodes these proteins:
- the LOC100779553 gene encoding FCS-Like Zinc finger 10 translates to MLRKRNRSVQKDQHHMCEANSEHYSQSHHALVGRNNIKGHSIFNVPCLFVGLGPKGLLDSDSVRSPTSPLDARVLSNLGNPVRKPRSSPHEKRWDCCKVGLGIVESLEDCSRFSGKILQSPESKRVSLSPQIMIKAPNCQIHRDSFEGSKSLPKDFCKAPYYAPQNGSVIHKGECESESTVLFEIGESGLELELFGKTRSCSLDSCSPLKALSGVATSYSDSDTDNFAMKDVSSPPHFIGGSQNSNNFTPTKPNSTTLSISSSNEFIKSLSASEIELSEDYTCVISHGPNPKTTHIFGDCILETHSNVFKTHFKSEEKEKRVNPLGNNKLGSPNPYPSSDFLSFCHHCNKKLEEGKDIYIYGGEKAFCSFTCRAMEIMIDEELEKSTSNPPCENSPNPKLGELLFET, encoded by the exons atgctgaggaagaggaacagGTCAGTGCAGAAGGATCAACACCACATGTGTGAAGCCAATTCGGAGCACTATTCTCAATCTCATCATGCTTTGGTGGGGCGCAACAACATCAAGGGACACTCAATTTTCAATGTCCCTTGTCTGTTTGTGGGTCTTGGTCCAAAAGGGTTGTTGGATTCTGATTCAGTTAGGAGCCCCACTTCTCCACTTGATGCTAGAGTTCTTTCAAATCTAGGCAATCCTGTTAGGAAGCCAAGATCTTCACCTCATGAAAAGAGGTGGGATTGTTGCAAAGTAGGTCTAGGCATTGTGGAGTCTTTGGAAGACTGTTCTAGGTTTTCTGGGAAAATTCTCCAGTCACCAGAGAGCAAGAGAGTTAGTCTCAGCCCCCAAATTATGATCAAAGCCCCAAATTGCCAAATCCATAGGGATTCTTTTGAGGGATCTAAGTCTTTGCCCAAGGATTTCTGTAAGGCTCCTTATTATGCCCCCCAAAATGGATCTGTTATCCACAAGGGTGAATGTGAATCTGAGTCCACTGTTCTTTTTGAGATTGGGGAAAGTGGCCTTGAGCTTGAGCTGTTTGGGAAAACCAGGTCTTGTTCATTGGACTCATGCAGTCCACTGAAAGCTCTCTCTGGTGTTGCCACTTCCTATTCTGATTCAGACACTGATAATTTTGCTATGAAAGATGTGAGCTCCCCTCCTCATTTTATTGGAGGAAGCCAGAACTCAAATAACTTCACACCTACAAAGCCGAATTCAACCACACTTTCCATTAGCTCTTCCAATGAATTCATCAAGTCTCTATCAGCTAGTGAGATCGAACTCTCTGAGGACTACACTTGTGTGATTTCCCATGGCCCCAATCCCAAAACAACTCACATTTTTGGGGATTGCATTTTGGAGACTCATTCTAATGTATTTAAAACCCATTTCAAGAGTGAAGAGAAGGAGAAGCGAGTGAATCCATTGGGTAACAACAAGTTAGGGAGTCCAAACCCATATCCCTCAAGTGACTTCTTAAGTTTCTGCCACCATTGCAACAAGAAACTAGAAGAGGGGAAAGACATTTATATTTATGG GGGTGAAAAGGCATTTTGCAGTTTCACGTGCCGTGCCATGGAGATCATGATTGATGAGGAACTAGAGAAATCCACTTCCAACCCTCCTTGTGAAAACTCTCCAAATCCGAAACTTGGTGAGCTACTTTTTGAAACATGA